A stretch of DNA from Bacteroidota bacterium:
AGATACGGGATTCCTGAGGTGAGGGATCCGGACACGCGTGAAGTCGTCGGTCGTTGAACTGTATTGGCAAATGCCCGCGTCCGTTCCGAACCACACACTCCCATCGTGCATTTCGTAGATGGCGAAAATGTACTCGCCTGACAGCGAGTGCGTGTTCTCCGGTTCCGGTTTATAGACGCGGCTGCTTCCGGATTCTCTGTCGAAACGCGCGAGACCGCGGCGCGTTCCAACCCAGAATCGGCCGTCGGAGTCTTCATAGATCCTGTGGACATTGCTGCTCGGCAGACCATCGGCGGCTGTGTACCGGGTAAACGTTTCCGTTGAGCGGTTGAACTTGTTGAGACCTCCATTCCACGAGGCCGCCCACACGTCATTTCTTCGATCAACATACACCCATACGACTTCATTGCCGAGCAGACTCGTCGAATCACCGGGCATACTCGTGTAGCGTACGAATCTGTCCGCGGCCCGCACATAGCGGTTCAGCCCGCGCCCTGATGTTCCAACCCACACATCGCCGCTCGAATCTTCGCAGACCGACCAGATAAAATCTCCCGAAAGTGATGTCGAGTCGGATGGGTTGTGCGCATACCGTTTGAAGGTGTAGCCGTCGTAGCGAAGAAGGCCGGTTGCCGTGCCCAGCCAGAGAAACCCCTGCTTGTCCTGAAGGATGGAGTAGATTGTTCCGCGGGACAGACCGTCGGCGGTGGAAAGCTGTTGGAATATGATGTTCTCCTGCTGCGCCGCAACAACGCTCGCGCCAAAAAGAGCAACAACTATCAAGGAACGGTTGGGACGCATAACGGTGAAATGTAGAAGAGATTGAGGAGAATCTCAACAGAAAGTCCCGCCCTTTTCGACCCGGGACTTTCCAAGATGATGGTCAGCGAAGCAGGAGCATCCTGCGAGTCTGTGCATGATCTCCGGCCTGGATGCGGTAGAGATACACACCCGACGAGACCATCCTGTTGTTCCAGTCCCTCCCGTCCCACACAACCGAATGTCTCCCCGAGACCTGGACCTCATCCACCAGAGCGCGTATCTCCTGTCCGAGCAGCGTGTAGATCTTCAACGTTACTCTCGCACTGGTTGGCAGGTCGTACTCAATGGTGGTGGCGGGGTTGAACGGATTGGGGTAATTCTGGTTCAGTCGAGGGTGATGCGGGATATGCGGCACACGCCCCTCTTCAACCCAAACCAACCCGCCTGTTGTCGTGCGAAGTATCGTCCTCTGGCCGACTATGATGCCATTGCTTCCACCGGAAAAATGCACGTCTTCCAGATCGTATGTGCTGAGCGGCGGGTGTTGAATCCACGTGTTGCCGAGATTTGTCGTGTACAAAATCACTCCGCTGAGGCCTACTGCCGTCGCGCTTGAATCATCCGAGAAAGCAACCGAGTTGAGCTGACGTGTGGTTCCACTATTCAACGCTTCCCAACTCAGACCGGCGTTGCTTGTACGGAGAATTCTGCCGCCAACCCCCACCGCCAATCCGGCTCCGGTACTGTTGAACGCAAGTCCCACAAGTGCTTGCGTGATGCCGGAAGGGATTGGGTCCAAAGTGTTGCCGCCGTCTGTCGTTCGGTAGATGAGGCCGGAGCCGGTTGCGCCGCCTACTATGACTCCTGTGCTGCTGTTGAAGAAGTGGACATTGAGAAGTTGGGGTGCCTGACCGGTGTGTAACGTGACCCACTCGGCGCCGCCATTTGTCGTGCGCTGCACGGTTCGGTTGTTACCTACGATCCATCCAAGGTTATCATCGAGAAAGAAGACAGCATTGTTGAAGGAAACCGCACCATTTTGAGGGAACCACGTTGTTCCACCGTCGGTGGTCCGTGTGATAACGCTGGGAGAGCCCACTGCTGTACCGATATCAGGGCTGGAGAAGTACACGTCCCAGAGGCCGGCAATAATACCGGTGCCGCTGGTCTGATTCTGCCAGATGGTGCCGCCATCGGTAGACCGAAGAATCACGCCCGGATTCTGAGTCAGTCCACCGACAATTACGCCAGTGCTCACATCGGGAAAATGAACAGCCGCCAGCGTGGTGTTCACTGGCACGCCCTGAGTCTGCGAAACCCAGCTGGCACCTGCATTCGTCGTGCGATAGATGGCTTGATTGGTGGCGAATGAACCTCCAACGATGACGCCGGTCCCGCCGCTGCCAACCCACAAATCATTGAAATCTTCCGACGTAAAGGGAGTTTCAGATGTCCAACTCCCTCCACCATTTGTTGTTTGCAGAATCCTTCCAGTATTTCCCACCATCCATCCATTGTCAGCGTCTATGAAACGGATGGATTCCAGTCTGGAACCAAGACCCCCGGTCACAGTGAACCACTCCGCTCCTGCGTTGGTGGTGCGCCGAATGGTGCCGCTGTTTCCAGCCACAATACCGCTGTCGGCGTTGATGAAGTATGTGCAGAGGAGAGCGTTGGTTGTACCGCTGGTTTGCGGGTTCCAAATCGCGCCACCGTCAGTGGTTCTGAGAATCGTTCCGCCTTCCCCGGTTACCGTTCCGGTGTTTGCATCGACAAAGAAAACAGATGTGAGCACACGGATGGATCCGCTAACCTGGCTGTTCCACGTAACGCCGCCGTCCGTTGTGCGGAGGATGATGCCGGTCTCGATTCCCAGGGTACCCCCGACCGCAGTCCCATTATTTGCGTCGGAAAAGTAAACACCGTTGAGCCGTCCAATGGTGCCTGTTGGCCGGACTATCCAGCTTGCGCCCCCGTTCGTCGAGTGAAGGATCGTTCCGGAGTCTCCGACCGCTACCCTGTTGGCAGCGTCAACGCAGAACACATCCGTGAGATGACGCCACGTTGCGCCATACTGAGGCATCCAAGTGATTCCCCCGTTGTTGGTGTTGAGGATCGTGCCGAACTCTCCAACCGCTGTCCCACTGTAGGCGTCAGCAAACGAGACACCTTTGAGGACGCTTCCTGTCGGAAGCGGATTCTGCCAGAACCAGCCTGATTGGGCCATCCCGGTGCATGTGGAAATGATGAGCAAAGTTGCCGATCGAAGAATCAGAATGCACATTTTCCTATGGAAGAAAGAAGGAGGTTCGGAGTGCTGCATGGCGTTCTTTCGGATGTCTTGGAACAATACCATAATTATCGGGAATCGAAAAGTGTGCTATCGAGTTTCGGACAATATAACGGCCAATGCGGGTCATGTCAAGCAAATACGGATATAACGGAAATCGGTCAGTAACAGTAAAAAAATCCCCTCCCGATGTAACGGAAAGGGGACCGGAGACGCCAAGATGGCTTTCTCAGCGCAGCAGAATGAGCCGCTTTGTCTGCGTGAACTCGCCTTCCTGGAAACGGTAGAAGTACACGCCGCTTGCCAACCCTCCGGCATCCCACGTCACCTCATGGCTCCCGGGTTGCATCACCTCGTTCACCAGCGTCGTGACTTCACGGCCAAGCAGATCGTACACCCGAAGTGACACGACATGTCCCGCCCCTACGGAAGCAGGCACGGAGAATCGAATTCTAGTGGACGGGTTGAAGGGGTTCGGATAGTTTTGCTCAAGCTTGAATTCGTCCGGGAGATCGGATGTGGTCTGCCCCACAGCGGTGATGATCGGGCTTGTTGTCCGGTAGATGCCTGCTCCCCCTGCGCCGTACAGCCTCCCATCCGGGGCAATGGCAAGGCGATCGAGGATCGTATTGAGCAAGCCGTCGCTGTGTGTGGTCCACACTCCTCCTTCATTGGTGGATTTATAGAGTCCGGACGGAGTCCCAAGCAGCAACACTCCGCCCGTTGAAACAAGAATCCTGTATTGAACTCCGACCGGAGTGCCAGCTACCACGGTCCAACTTGCGCCGTCGTCCGTAGATCGGAAGATACCGCCCAAGGTGTGCGAATAAATGGTACCATTCGTGAGCTGCACGAACCTGCCGATAGATACGCTGCCGAAAGGAGAAGAACCGGAGTTGGCCCATGTTCCACCACTCGGCAATCTATTGACACCACTGTTGAAGGTTCCGGCCAGTACGGTCCCGGCCGATGTTACAAAAATTGATGTGATGTTTCCGCCCCCTGAAAGAGAAGTCCAGGTTTGCCCGTTGTTGACTGACCTGACAGCTCCACCCGACCCCCCGGAGACGAAGTCGCCATTCGGAGCAACCGCAATGCCGGTGCTACCCGATGTGGAAGTCTTTGTCCAATTCGCGCCGTTGTCGGAGGAAGTGAAAAGCCCTTCTCCCATTCCCGCGACGATAATTCCGGGAGCCTTGCCGGCAATGGCATTGACAATGGCGATGGTTGCGGAACCGGTGATCGGAAGAGTTGCCCTCGTAAAGGTGGAGCCATTGTCATGAGAATAATCTATCCGGCCTCGACCAAGCCCGTTGAAAATCCCTCCGGTTGGCGTTACGGTCAATGAGTTCGAAAGCGTGTTGTTGATTCCTGTGTTGGCAGGATTCCATGTCGCCCCCGCATCGGTGGACTTCTGGATACCTCCGAATATGCCGCCGACAACGTCTGATCCGGATGTGAGAAACGAACCGTTGGCAGTTACCATGAAGTCGGTGGCAGACCCGAATGGATTTCCGATGGATGTCCAACCCGTGCCGCCGGCGGCGGCGCGAAATGTTCCACCGGTAGTGGACGCAAGAATCTGACCTCCTGATGTTTCGGCTATGTGATTGACTGTTTGGGAAGAGGCCATGGGAATGGAATCGGTTTGCGTCCAGTTCGCCGCGCCGTCATTACTCACGTACACACGATTGCGGATCCCGACATAAATTGCCCCACCGGAGCTGACGAACACCGGCTTGACATTCGTGTTTGCCAGCAGGCCGTTGCTCATTCTCGTCCAGGAATCACCATTGTTCACTGACTTGTACACGCCGACCTCCGTATTCACGTTGCCGGAATTCACCGATGCGTACAGGTTCCCCGATGCATCGGATGAAATGGCCGACACGTTCCGAAAGTAGGTGAACGGGCCGACAACATAGCTTGGCAAACCAGTGCTTCGTTGCAGCCATGTCGCTCCCCCATCGGTCGAACGATGGACGCCGCCATCGGCAGCTTCTGCACCCACGAACAAGAGTCCGCTCGAAGCCAAATGGAAATTTGTTCTGCCGATCGGGCTTCCAGCGACCTGTTCCCAACTCTGCCCGGCGTTGCTGGAACGATACATTGCTCCGCACAATGCTATCGCAGTTCCTCCACCCACAATTACAATGTCTGAAACCGTTGTATTCTGTGGAAGCCCGCTCCATCGAGGAACCCACGAGACCCCTTGATTTGTGGAGACGTAGATACCACCGCCATTCGGCGCTCCCGCGTACCATCTTCCGTTTGCATTGTCTTCCGCAAGGCATTGAACATAGAACGTTCCGTCCGGCCCAGGTATCCGCTCCCAAAACGGTTGGGCGTGTCCTTTGATGGAAGCGAAGGTCAGACCCAAAACAACAATTGTAGCCATTGCTTTCATGACAATCTCCTTACTTGAACTACTTTGTTAGAAGGTGATGGGGACAATGTTTGTGAAAACTACGGCGGAAGAAGAGGCGGTACAATACCCCATGTGGGGGTTTCGCCTGTCAACGAGAGGAGAGGGTCAGACGAGTTTTTTTTCAATTGCAACACGGACCGCCAGTGCGCGGGAGTGAACGTGAAGCTTGCGGTAGATATTTTTGATGTAGGATTTTGCGGTGTGGGGACTGATGAACATCTTTTTGGCAACGGAGGTGTAGGTCTCGCCTTCAACGAGTCCTTGCAGCAACTCAAGCTCGCGGTCTGTAAGAAGTGATTTCACATCATCAGGTGGTTCGGCAGAAGTCGTTCGATCAACATTCCTCCCCCGGATAAACGAAAGTACTGTCCGGGCAATGGACTGCGACATGGGCGCGCCGCCGTTTGCCAGCTCCTTGATTGCCTGTTCTATGTTGTTGAGGGATTCATCCTTGAGCAGATAGCCCGATGCACCGGCTTGAATAGATTGGAAAATTTTCGACTCATCCTCGAATACCGTCACCATCATCACGTCAATGTCGGGGAAGATTTCCTTCAATTCGTTTGTCGTCTCAATTCCGGATTTTCTCGGCAGCTCGATATCCATCAGCACAATGCGGGGAAGTTTGGAGGGAGGAAGCCGTTTGAGCCGGCGCAACACTTCCTCCCCGGAAGCGCATGAGAAAGCCAAACGGATGTCCGGAAAGAGTTTGAACTGCTCTTCAAACCGCTTCCTCAGCGTCGGGTTGTCTTCGACAAGTGCAACAAGGATTGACATGGCAAACTCAAATAACAGAGAACCTCTTCAACTTCAATACCCCATTCGGGGGGATGTTGGCAACTCATGAGCTAACGCGCTGAACGGGTATTGTAACTTCGATGCTGGTTCCCTTTCCCGCTTCGCTTGTGAGAGCAAACTGACCTCCCACCTCTTCAGCCCTGGTCTGCATGTTCATAAGTCCCCGGCCCCTGCCCGCGCCTTCCGAGCACTTCCCATTGCCGTCGTCTCTAACGATAAGTTGTACAGAGGCATCAATCACTGTGAGGTCAACCCATACGTTTTTTGCACGCGCATGCTTCACGCTGTTGGTTACTGCCTCCTGTGCAATCCGCAGCAGGTTCAAGGATTGAATGGGTGTAAGGACAAGTTCCGCCGCTGCGTCGGCTGTAAAGTGCAGCTTCGGCCTCTTCCGGTACTTGACGATATTGCCGACATGCTGCTCAAGCGCGGGTACGAATTTTTGCCACGGCATCTCGTTTGTCGAAAGCGCCCATATCGTTTCCCGCAACTGCCCGATGCCGGCGCGTGCATCATCGTGCAGGGAAGAGAGCAGCTTGCCGGTTTGTGTTGTGCCCGACTTTGCATACTTGCCCGCCAACTCAAGACCCGATACGAGTCCGACCAGACTTGAACCAACGCTATCGTGCAACTCTCGCGAAATCCGATCCCGTTCGCGTTGGATGGCCTTCTGGCGTTCCAGTTCTTCGACCTTCTTCTTGAGTCTTCGGATAGAAAAGAAGCGCACCGCTCCGATTAATGTTACGGCAATCAGGATCCCCGCCAGAAATCTGAACCACGCCGTCATCCAAAACGGCGGCGCGAGTACAATCTGCAGTGCTGTTCCGTGATCATTCCATGTACCGTCGTTGTTCGATGCTTTCACCCGAAAAACATAGTCTCCCGGCTCCAGGTTGCTGAAGCTCGCGTACCTCCGGTTGCCTGTATACACCCAGTCGGCGTGGATTCCCTCCATCATATACGCGTATCGGTTCTTCTCCGGCTCGCGGTAATCAAGAGCGGTGAATTCGAAGGAGAGGAAATTCTCATCATACCGCAGCCGCACCTGCCGCTTGAACGAAATGGACGTGTCCAGCGGGACTTCCTTCTCGAACACCTTGAAGGATGAGATGACGACGGGAGGCGGTTTCGTGTTCATCCGAATGCTGTCCGGATGAAAGTGGATGAACCCGTTCACGCCGCCGAAATACAACCGTCCGTCAGCGCCTTTCGACGCGGCGTTGACGTTGAACTCGGTAATGGCAAGATGAGTGCCGCTGTGGAAGTTGGTAAAAGTTCGCGTCGAGGGATTGAATCGGGAAAGTCCCCCTTGCGTGCTGAGCCATATATCTCCGGCGTTATCCTCGACGATTGCTTGGACCACCTTGTGAAGAAGCCCCGCCTGCTCATCGAAACACTCGAACGCTCCTGTGGCGCGATTGCCGGATGAAAGCAATGCAAGTCCACCCAACGTTCCAATCCAGATGTTGCCGGCCCGGTCTTCGAATGTAGAGGTAATGCGTTCATTGCAGGTCGCAGAGCGGAACTGAACAAATGTGCCCGATGCGGGAATCAGTTTGTTGAGACCTGCGCCGAAGGTCCCTATCCACACTTCTTTTTGATGGCTCCGTTCGCTGATAACGAGGGAGAAGACATCTTCCTGACTCATGCTGTGAGGATCGGATAGGCCGACAGGGTACGTGTGAAATCGCCCAATGTCGAGAGAATCCAAATGGATTCGGGAGAGTCCCCCTGTCATGCCGAGCCAGAGATAGCCATCGCCGTCATCGCGGATCACACGCATGAGGTTGGACGGGAGAGTGAAAGGCCATGCCGAATCTTTGGAAAATCGCGTGAAGGATTCGCGCCTCGCGTCAGCACGAAACAGTCCGCCCGGATGTGCCCACAAACCGACCCACAACGTTCCACGCCGATCTTCATGAAGAGCTTTCACATAAGGATCAGGAAGCTTCCCGGTGTCGTTGCGGCCAACCGGATATTGGTGGAAGTGGAACAGCAATGAGTCTGCCGGTTCTCGCGAGCGATGCAAACCTCCTTTTCTTGTGCCGACCCAAAGAGTGCGGCTGCGGTCTTCTAGGATTGCGGTAACATCGGCATCGCGCAAGCTGCTCCGATCATGCGGATCGTAGCCGACGAAACGAAATGGATAAGAGTTGCGGAGCGTCTTGTCTATGCCGCTCGTGAGAAATCCGAGCCACGTTACTCCGGAACGATCGACAAGAATCGAAGTAATCCAATTGCTTCCCGGGCCGTCGGGGTGTGCTGGATTGTGCGCATGTTGGGTGATGCGGCGGCGGTGGATATCCACCTCAAACAATCCTTTCGTTGTTGTCCCGACCCAAAGTACTCCTGGCTCCACCTCCGTCATTGTCCAGACCGGCTCTTTTTGCAGGGAAGAGTTGGACAAGAATTGCTCTCCTCCTGAAAGAAACGTGTTTCTCTCGTAATCCAGCAGTCGCACTCCTTCCTCAGTCCCCACCCACACAATCCCGGGCATACCCGTGACTTCAGCGAAGGAAAACACGGTTCCTTCAGTTCGCCACGTACCGAGGATTGTTGCCGACTCGCCAGGTCCATGTTGAGCGTGCCTCATTCGAGTGATACTCTTCGCGCCGCCTGCCCACAGGTTTCCTCGGGAATCCTCGAACAGACTCTGCACTCCTCCAGGAACAAGCATGGCGCGGTTGGCTGCATGATCAAGAAGTTGCTGTGCGGAAAGATGCAATGAGTCGGCAGGAAGGCGGAGAAGTTTGCCGTTTTGAAATCCGATCCAGATTCCGCCACTCTGTTCACGAAGTAAAATCGCCGCAGGGGGGACTTGGGCAGATCGAAATTGCGAATCGATACGAAGGTGCTCGAAGGAATCAGTAACAGGATCGTAGACATCCACTTGACCGGGAAGGAGGCTAACCCACAACCGTTGGCGCGTGTCCTCTGCAAGGCCGACAACATAATTATCCGCGAGAGATGTTGAATCTGAAGGATCGTGGCTGTACGGGCTGAAGGAGTGCCCGTCATACCTGTTCAAGCCATATTGCGTTCCGATCCAGAGAAATCCTCTGCGATCTTGGAGGAGGCACAACGCACTGTTCTGTGATAACCCTTGTGCCGTGCCGAAATGATGGAACCTGAGCGGTTGCGCAGAAGCGTCGCTCGTGAAGAGGTAAACGGCACTCAGCGCGAGTACAATTCGGGAAAGGTGATCAGACATGGGAAAGAACAAATCGTATGGAATTTGGATCAAGTTCGTGAGAATGGGATGAAAGTTCAATAGTGGGGGGAGCGCCCTTGCCGGGTCCGCTCGGCGGTTGGTTCGCAATCTCTCCCTCATTTGGGAATTTACTGCCTCCAACTGACCAGATGAAATCTCCGGATTGTGATGCTTAATCGGAAGGAGCCGAGCAGGGCAACAAGGATCAAGGATCGAGTGGTGGGCATGATGATGGAATGTAGAGGAGATGGGTGAGAAAATCCAACAAAAGTCCCGACAAGGGATGGTTCGGATTTTTGGAAGCTCTGTTTTGGGAGCCAGCGAAATCCGTATTTGTCCAGGAGAAAGGAGTAGGTGGTTCCGCGTCACGAACCGTCGACCGGGGACAGCTGCTGGAATATCACGTTCTGCTGCTGCGACACAATGACGCTCGCGCCAAAAAGAGCGACAAGTGTCAAGGAACGGTGGAAACGCATTGTGGTAAATTGTAGGGGAGATTAGGGAGAATCTCAATAGAAAGTCCCCGGACTTTTCGACCCGGGACTTTCCAAGAACGTGTTCCTGATGATGGTTAGCGCAGAAGAAGAAGGCGCTTTGACTGCATGAACTCGCCCGCTTGCAAGCGGTAGAAATACACGCCACTCGCCATCCCCGTCGCATCCCACGTTACCTCGTAGCTACCCGTCCCCTTCAGTTCATTCACCAGCGTTGCGACTTCGCGGCCGAGGATATCGTACACCTGTAGAGAGACACGACCGTGCGTCCCTACAGGAATGGAAAACCTGATGTTTGTGCTCGGGTTGAACGGGTTGGGATAGTTCTGGTGAAGCATGAATTCCGCCGGAAATCTAGTGCCGCCGCCTTCACGGACATCAGTGATCACCTCTCCAACAGGTCGCCGCCACACGCCGTGGCCGACAGTAGCGACATACAGATGTGTCCCAGTCGAACGGACGCCTCGCAGGCGAAGCGTCGGCAATCCCGCATTCGACGCAAGCCATGTCTGCCCATTGTTCGTCGACACGTACATGCCCGAATCTCTCGACGAAGCGAAGAGCGTGGCCGTATCTTGTATCGCGATGAAATCCACTTCCACTCCCGTCATTCCCGTGTTGGATGGCGACCACGCAACGCCGAAGTTCGTTGAGCGATAGACACCATTTGTTGTCCCTGCAAACATGGTGTTGCCAATGAACCGCATGTGACGCGGGGTTACACCGGTACCGAGAACAGTCGAAAACCAATTCGTACCGTTGTTGGTTGTTCGTAAGACGGCCCCTTCAGAAGCTCCGATGAATACTGTTCCGGCACCGCCAATGGCAACACAGGTGGCGGCAAACGTGGTGAACCCGCTCATGATCTGTGTCCAGGATTCCCCGTCGTCGGTGGATCGGTAGACACCGTCAGTTACGGCTTGCGTCATAAAGACGTCCGTTGTTCCACGGGTTGCTATGCCCGTGCAAGGAAAAGGCGGACTTCCGAACGAGCGTGACCAACTTGTGCCGTTGTTCGAGGATTTGTACAAACCATCGTCTTCAGTGCCGGCAAACCATGATGAACCTCTGGTGGCAAACTGAAGCACGCTGGGAATGGAATAGACGCTTTCAAAGCCTGAATTCCGCGCCGACCAGGTGAACCCGCTGTCGCTTGAGACGAAGAACCCTCCGCCATACGTTCCCACCTGCCACTCTGCCCCGCCGGATGTGAACGAGAGGTTTGTCACCCACGATTTTGCAAGTCCGCCGGACGACCTTATCCAGGTGGTACCGGCGTTCGACGAGCGGAAAATGCCGCCGCCCCACGTTCCCACAACAACATCGCTGCCTGCCGTGGCAATTGATTTTGTCCATCTCGGAATGAGGCCGTCGTTGCGCAGGGTCCAGGAGGTTCCATTATTTGTCGAGACGTAGACACCCGCAGTCCACGGCGACGTGCCCACTTGAAACACCGCGGGCACATAGAGCGCGGTTGGGGTTACCAGGAGGTCTTGAATTCCCCTTGGCAGACCGGTGATCTGCGACGAGGTCCAACTCGTACCGTTGTC
This window harbors:
- a CDS encoding T9SS type A sorting domain-containing protein — encoded protein: MRFIGNTMFAGTTNGVYRSTNFGVAWSPSNTGMTGVEVDFIAIQDTATLFASSRDSGMYVSTNNGQTWLASNAGLPTLRLRGVRSTGTHLYVATVGHGVWRRPVGEVITDVREGGGTRFPAEFMLHQNYPNPFNPSTNIRFSIPVGTHGRVSLQVYDILGREVATLVNELKGTGSYEVTWDATGMASGVYFYRLQAGEFMQSKRLLLLR
- a CDS encoding T9SS type A sorting domain-containing protein gives rise to the protein MGEGLFTSSDNGANWTKTSTSGSTGIAVAPNGDFVSGGSGGAVRSVNNGQTWTSLSGGGNITSIFVTSAGTVLAGTFNSGVNRLPSGGTWANSGSSPFGSVSIGRFVQLTNGTIYSHTLGGIFRSTDDGASWTVVAGTPVGVQYRILVSTGGVLLLGTPSGLYKSTNEGGVWTTHSDGLLNTILDRLAIAPDGRLYGAGGAGIYRTTSPIITAVGQTTSDLPDEFKLEQNYPNPFNPSTRIRFSVPASVGAGHVVSLRVYDLLGREVTTLVNEVMQPGSHEVTWDAGGLASGVYFYRFQEGEFTQTKRLILLR
- a CDS encoding response regulator transcription factor, whose product is MSILVALVEDNPTLRKRFEEQFKLFPDIRLAFSCASGEEVLRRLKRLPPSKLPRIVLMDIELPRKSGIETTNELKEIFPDIDVMMVTVFEDESKIFQSIQAGASGYLLKDESLNNIEQAIKELANGGAPMSQSIARTVLSFIRGRNVDRTTSAEPPDDVKSLLTDRELELLQGLVEGETYTSVAKKMFISPHTAKSYIKNIYRKLHVHSRALAVRVAIEKKLV
- a CDS encoding T9SS type A sorting domain-containing protein gives rise to the protein MAQSGWFWQNPLPTGSVLKGVSFADAYSGTAVGEFGTILNTNNGGITWMPQYGATWRHLTDVFCVDAANRVAVGDSGTILHSTNGGASWIVRPTGTIGRLNGVYFSDANNGTAVGGTLGIETGIILRTTDGGVTWNSQVSGSIRVLTSVFFVDANTGTVTGEGGTILRTTDGGAIWNPQTSGTTNALLCTYFINADSGIVAGNSGTIRRTTNAGAEWFTVTGGLGSRLESIRFIDADNGWMVGNTGRILQTTNGGGSWTSETPFTSEDFNDLWVGSGGTGVIVGGSFATNQAIYRTTNAGASWVSQTQGVPVNTTLAAVHFPDVSTGVIVGGLTQNPGVILRSTDGGTIWQNQTSGTGIIAGLWDVYFSSPDIGTAVGSPSVITRTTDGGTTWFPQNGAVSFNNAVFFLDDNLGWIVGNNRTVQRTTNGGAEWVTLHTGQAPQLLNVHFFNSSTGVIVGGATGSGLIYRTTDGGNTLDPIPSGITQALVGLAFNSTGAGLAVGVGGRILRTSNAGLSWEALNSGTTRQLNSVAFSDDSSATAVGLSGVILYTTNLGNTWIQHPPLSTYDLEDVHFSGGSNGIIVGQRTILRTTTGGLVWVEEGRVPHIPHHPRLNQNYPNPFNPATTIEYDLPTSARVTLKIYTLLGQEIRALVDEVQVSGRHSVVWDGRDWNNRMVSSGVYLYRIQAGDHAQTRRMLLLR